Proteins encoded by one window of Corallococcus exiguus:
- a CDS encoding NUDIX hydrolase yields MSDGGAWQGNIKARVYERVRERGYDSLTAFADARPAVPLYVLADELGNDVAAVQVLSGLLYEAEQHKRVTRFVRDVLVREAAEGLPNGWPPILDDASRFEVAMTLGRWSAYTPETHEERVRQVRDVLLANPPPAGWRPLGPDDDLLRTLLPDEEA; encoded by the coding sequence ATGAGCGACGGAGGTGCATGGCAGGGCAACATCAAGGCGCGCGTGTACGAACGGGTCCGAGAGCGAGGCTACGACTCACTGACCGCCTTTGCCGATGCGCGTCCTGCCGTTCCGCTGTACGTCCTGGCCGACGAGTTGGGCAACGACGTTGCTGCGGTGCAGGTGTTGAGCGGCTTGCTGTATGAGGCGGAACAGCACAAGCGGGTCACGCGCTTCGTTCGCGACGTGCTCGTGCGCGAAGCCGCCGAGGGACTTCCCAACGGTTGGCCGCCCATCTTGGACGACGCAAGCCGCTTCGAGGTTGCAATGACGCTTGGGCGCTGGTCTGCGTACACCCCAGAAACCCATGAAGAGCGCGTGCGGCAGGTGCGCGATGTGCTCCTCGCCAATCCGCCCCCTGCTGGATGGCGCCCGCTCGGCCCCGACGACGACCTTCTTCGGACGCTCCTCCCCGACGAGGAGGCCTGA